In the genome of Muntiacus reevesi chromosome 5, mMunRee1.1, whole genome shotgun sequence, one region contains:
- the CTRC gene encoding chymotrypsin-C: MLGITVFTALLAYASSCGVPIFQPNLSARVVGGEDAIPHSWPWQISLQYLKDDTWRHTCGGTLITPNHVLTAAHCISNTLTYRVGLGKNNLEVEDEAGSLYVGVDTIFVHEKWNSFLIRNDIALIKLAETVELSDTIQVACLPEAGALLTQDYPCYVTGWGRLYTNGPIAAELQQGLQPVVDYATCSQRDWWGSTVKETMVCAGGDGVISACNGDSGGPLNCQAENGNWDVQGIVSFGSGLGCNTYKKPTVFTRVSAYIDWINEKLQL; this comes from the exons ATGTTGGGCATCACGGTCTTCACCGCGCTCCTGGCCTACG CCTCCAGCTGCGGGGTCCCCATCTTCCAGCCCAACCTATCAGCCCGCGTGGTGGGAGGAGAGGACGCCATTCCCCACAGCTGGCCCTGGCAG ATCTCCCTCCAGTACCTCAAGGATGACACGTGGAGGCACACCTGTGGCGGCACCTTGATCACCCCCAACCACGTCCTCACAGCCGCGCACTGCATCAG CAACACCCTGACATACCGCGTGGGCCTGGGGAAGAACAACCTGGAGGTGGAGGACGAAGCAGGCTCCCTCTACGTGGGTGTGGACACCATCTTTGTCCACGAAAAGTGGAACTCCTTCCTCATTCG CAATGACATTGCCCTTATCAAGCTGGCAGAGACTGTGGAACTGAGTGACACGATCCAGGTGGCCTGCCTGCCAGAGGCGGGTGCCTTGCTGACTCAGGACTACCCCTGCTACGTCACTGGCTGGGGCCGTCTCTACA CCAATGGCCCCATTGCCGCCGAGCTGCAGCAGGGCCTGCAGCCCGTGGTGGATTATGCCACGTGCTCCCAGAGAGACTGGTGGGGCAGCACGGTGAAGGAAACCATGGTCTGTGCCGGAGGCGACGGAGTCATCTCAGCCTGCAAC GGGGACTCGGGTGGCCCCCTGAACTGCCAAGCTGAGAACGGCAACTGGGATGTGCAAGGCATCGTCAGCTTCGGCTCCGGGCTGGGCTGCAACACCTACAAGAAGCCCACGGTCTTCACCCGTGTGTCTGCCTACATCGACTGGATCAACGAG AAACTGCAGCTGTGA